A genome region from Nocardia sp. NBC_01730 includes the following:
- a CDS encoding VWA domain-containing protein, translating to MSISHFTAQLWLGFLAVVALIALGYILVQRSRHKHMLKFTNMELLEKVAPSRPSPFRHVAVALMLVGLVFLTVAAAGPTAVKKVPRNRATVMLVMDVSLSMEATDVPPSRLQVAQKAGKEFVDGLTPGINLGFVTFAGTASVMVPPTVNRESVKAAIDNIKLAERTATGEGILTALQSIETLATVLGGAETPPPARIVLMSDGKQTVPDDKDVDNPRHGFTAARLAKSKGVPVSTISFGTEWGSVEIPDQDGKGTQRVKVPVDNDSLREIAKLSGGDFYTASSLAELTAVYDTLEQQIGYEMTRGDASRPWLLLGMLLVSAGVVTGLLYRQRLP from the coding sequence GTGAGTATTTCGCATTTCACCGCACAGCTCTGGCTCGGATTCCTGGCAGTCGTCGCACTGATCGCGCTCGGCTACATCCTGGTGCAGCGAAGCAGGCACAAGCACATGTTGAAGTTCACCAACATGGAGCTGCTGGAGAAGGTCGCGCCCTCGCGGCCGAGCCCATTTCGGCACGTGGCTGTCGCGCTCATGCTGGTCGGCCTGGTGTTCCTCACCGTCGCCGCGGCCGGGCCTACGGCGGTGAAGAAGGTGCCGCGCAACCGCGCGACCGTCATGTTGGTGATGGACGTCTCGCTGTCCATGGAGGCCACCGACGTGCCGCCGAGCAGGCTGCAGGTGGCGCAGAAGGCGGGCAAGGAGTTCGTCGACGGCCTGACCCCCGGTATCAACCTCGGCTTCGTCACCTTCGCGGGCACCGCGTCGGTGATGGTGCCGCCGACCGTGAACCGGGAATCGGTCAAGGCGGCCATCGACAACATCAAGCTCGCCGAGCGCACCGCCACCGGTGAGGGCATTCTCACCGCTCTGCAGTCGATCGAGACACTGGCCACCGTGCTCGGCGGCGCGGAGACGCCGCCGCCGGCGCGGATCGTGCTGATGTCCGACGGCAAGCAGACTGTGCCCGACGACAAAGACGTCGACAACCCCCGCCACGGTTTCACCGCCGCGCGGCTGGCCAAGAGCAAAGGCGTTCCGGTGTCGACCATTTCGTTCGGCACCGAGTGGGGATCGGTGGAGATCCCCGACCAGGACGGCAAGGGGACGCAGCGGGTGAAGGTGCCCGTCGACAATGATTCGCTGCGTGAGATCGCCAAGCTCTCCGGCGGCGACTTCTACACCGCCTCCAGCCTCGCCGAGCTGACCGCCGTGTACGACACCCTCGAACAGCAGATCGGCTATGAGATGACCAGGGGCGACGCCAGCAGGCCCTGGCTGCTGCTCGGCATGTTGCTCGTCTCCGCCGGTGTTGTGACCGGCTTGCTCTATCGTCAACGCCTGCCGTAG
- a CDS encoding DUF58 domain-containing protein, which translates to MSSHAPPSFRSGELTDPRLSVALKTLELTVRRRLDGVLHGDHLGLIPGPGSEPGEARTYQPGDDVRQMDWSVTARTTHPHVRQMIADRELETWMVVDLSASLDFGTAACQKRDLAIAAAAAITYLTSGGGNRIGAVVATGEQLVRIPARSGRVHAQSMLRSIATTRHARDGVRGDLRGGIESLRRPQRKRGLAVIVSDFLGDIDWQRSLRAISARHDLLAVEVLDPRDLSLPDMGDVVLHDPETGRTREFSVTPTLRADFAAAAQRHRQQVEQALRGCGAPVLTLQTDRDWIADVVRFVSTRRHSFGAPTGRVPRQ; encoded by the coding sequence ATGTCGTCGCACGCACCGCCATCGTTTCGATCGGGGGAGCTGACCGATCCGCGGCTGTCGGTCGCGCTGAAGACCCTTGAGCTCACCGTGCGCCGCAGACTCGACGGCGTGCTGCACGGCGACCACCTCGGTCTCATCCCGGGGCCCGGCTCCGAGCCGGGAGAGGCGCGTACCTACCAGCCGGGTGACGATGTGCGCCAGATGGATTGGTCGGTCACCGCCCGCACCACCCATCCGCACGTGCGGCAGATGATCGCCGACCGGGAGCTGGAAACCTGGATGGTGGTCGACCTGTCGGCCAGCCTCGACTTCGGTACCGCCGCCTGCCAGAAGCGTGATCTCGCGATCGCCGCCGCGGCCGCCATCACCTATCTGACCAGCGGCGGCGGCAACCGGATCGGTGCGGTCGTCGCGACGGGCGAGCAGTTGGTCCGCATTCCCGCGCGCAGCGGGCGGGTCCATGCCCAGTCGATGCTGCGCAGCATCGCGACCACGCGGCACGCGCGTGACGGCGTGCGCGGTGACCTGCGCGGCGGCATCGAGTCGCTGCGCCGCCCGCAGCGCAAACGCGGGCTCGCGGTGATCGTCAGCGACTTTCTCGGTGACATCGACTGGCAGCGCTCGCTGCGCGCCATCTCCGCCAGGCACGATCTGCTCGCGGTCGAGGTGCTCGACCCGCGCGACCTGTCACTGCCCGATATGGGCGATGTCGTGCTGCACGATCCGGAGACCGGGCGCACCCGCGAGTTCAGCGTGACCCCCACGCTGCGCGCCGATTTCGCGGCTGCCGCCCAGCGCCACCGCCAGCAGGTCGAACAGGCCCTGCGCGGCTGTGGCGCCCCGGTGCTCACCCTGCAAACCGATCGGGACTGGATCGCCGACGTGGTCCGGTTCGTGTCCACCCGGCGCCACAGCTTCGGCGCCCCGACCGGGCGGGTGCCACGCCAGTGA
- a CDS encoding AAA family ATPase, whose product MLVTSTDGVSGANLAKDAPASAPSTLERDVQTLEKAIYEVKRVIVGQDRLVERLLVGVLARGHVLLEGVPGIAKTLAVETFAKVVGGSFARVQFTPDLVPTDLIGTRIYRQGREEFDTELGPVVANFVLADEINRAPAKVQSALLEVMAERHLSIGGKTYPMPDPFLVMATQNPIESEGVYPLPEAQRDRFLFKVVVDYPSVEEEREIIYRMGVTPPEAGRILQPEDLIRLQKVAANTFVHHALVDYVVRVIAATRKPADFGMQDVANWISYGASPRASLGIIAAARAVALIRGRDYVVPQDVVEVIPDVLRHRLVLSYDALADEISPEDVIKRVLQTVGLPQVAPQAVAPGAPAAPLAPAAPSQQPPQQQIPPSPSPQQQAVPHPPNGQQSQPAGNFPSK is encoded by the coding sequence ATGTTGGTGACTTCGACGGACGGTGTGAGTGGGGCGAATTTGGCGAAAGACGCGCCTGCCTCCGCGCCCAGCACCCTCGAGCGTGACGTCCAGACCCTGGAGAAGGCGATCTACGAGGTCAAGCGGGTGATCGTGGGCCAGGATCGTCTGGTCGAGCGGTTGCTCGTCGGCGTGCTCGCGCGTGGCCACGTCCTGCTCGAGGGCGTGCCGGGTATCGCGAAGACGCTTGCGGTGGAAACGTTCGCGAAGGTGGTCGGCGGTTCGTTCGCCCGCGTGCAGTTCACGCCCGACCTGGTGCCCACCGACCTCATCGGTACCCGTATCTACCGGCAGGGCCGCGAGGAATTCGATACCGAGCTCGGCCCGGTCGTCGCGAACTTCGTACTCGCCGACGAGATCAACCGCGCACCCGCCAAGGTGCAGTCGGCGCTGCTCGAGGTGATGGCAGAACGGCACTTGTCGATCGGCGGCAAGACCTACCCGATGCCTGATCCGTTCCTGGTGATGGCGACCCAGAACCCGATCGAGAGCGAGGGCGTGTATCCGCTGCCGGAGGCGCAGCGCGACCGCTTCCTGTTCAAGGTCGTCGTCGACTACCCCTCCGTGGAGGAGGAGCGCGAGATCATCTACCGGATGGGCGTCACCCCACCGGAGGCAGGCCGGATCCTGCAGCCGGAGGACCTGATCCGCCTGCAGAAGGTCGCGGCCAACACCTTCGTGCACCACGCGCTGGTCGACTACGTGGTCCGGGTGATCGCGGCGACCCGCAAGCCCGCCGACTTCGGCATGCAGGACGTGGCCAACTGGATCTCCTACGGCGCCTCACCGCGCGCCAGCCTCGGCATCATCGCCGCGGCCCGCGCCGTCGCGCTGATCCGCGGCCGCGATTACGTCGTGCCGCAAGATGTCGTCGAAGTGATCCCGGACGTGCTGCGCCACCGGCTTGTGCTGTCCTACGACGCGCTCGCCGACGAGATCAGCCCGGAGGACGTCATCAAGCGTGTGCTGCAGACCGTCGGCCTGCCGCAGGTCGCGCCGCAGGCCGTCGCTCCGGGTGCGCCGGCCGCGCCGCTGGCTCCGGCCGCTCCGTCGCAGCAGCCTCCGCAGCAGCAGATCCCACCGTCGCCCTCGCCGCAGCAGCAGGCCGTGCCGCACCCGCCGAACGGGCAGCAGTCCCAGCCCGCCGGCAACTTCCCGTCGAAGTGA
- a CDS encoding NlpC/P60 family protein yields MHNNGEFAQRRPLWVAIGLLAAVSVLVATGPAAAVPPPPPNPSDSQIAEAGARVDAGITEVSTLINQVAAVDQELRQLDDAVARKREDVNKALVDLQTARTAADAAAVVVADTQRELATAGTRVGQARRNFDQFAAQAYTRPASESMVTYLAAATPARALDQAELLNLVSKNQRQVLDSLRRAQIDQGNKNSGARQAKSAADAAAATAEARKTDAQNAVAAAKAELDQQAAQRDDLLRRRQDAQGRLGLARQNVAGLRDQRDAFLAWDAQRTAEESAVRAAAAAAAARAAADQAARDRAAQLGAGKRPHTQIEDTPPRRSSPRATMPSVGGSAAIEIVVDRAMSQLGVTYAWGGGDEDGPTLGIRDGGVADNHGDYNKVGFDCSGLMVYAFAGIGVSLPHYSGYQYNAGTRVPVGQRERGDMLFWGPNGSQHVALYLGNGKMVEAPQSGDVVKVSAVREGGIMPYAVRVAS; encoded by the coding sequence ATGCACAATAACGGCGAGTTCGCCCAACGGCGCCCGTTGTGGGTCGCCATTGGATTGCTGGCCGCGGTTTCCGTGCTGGTCGCCACAGGGCCGGCCGCCGCAGTGCCGCCACCGCCGCCGAATCCAAGCGACAGCCAGATCGCCGAGGCCGGAGCGCGGGTCGACGCGGGGATCACCGAGGTGAGCACTTTGATCAACCAGGTCGCCGCAGTCGACCAGGAGCTGCGGCAACTCGACGACGCGGTCGCGCGAAAGCGCGAAGATGTCAACAAGGCACTGGTCGACTTGCAGACCGCGCGCACCGCGGCCGACGCGGCCGCCGTTGTGGTCGCCGACACCCAGCGCGAATTGGCTACCGCAGGAACGCGAGTCGGTCAGGCGCGGCGCAACTTCGACCAGTTCGCCGCCCAGGCGTACACCCGGCCGGCCTCCGAGTCGATGGTCACCTACCTCGCGGCCGCCACCCCGGCACGCGCGCTCGATCAAGCCGAGCTGCTGAACTTGGTCTCGAAGAACCAGCGGCAGGTGCTCGACAGCCTGCGCCGCGCGCAGATCGATCAGGGCAACAAGAACTCCGGCGCGCGCCAGGCGAAGTCCGCCGCCGACGCGGCCGCGGCTACCGCCGAGGCGAGGAAGACCGACGCGCAGAACGCGGTCGCCGCCGCCAAGGCGGAGCTCGACCAACAGGCCGCGCAGCGCGACGACCTGCTCCGCCGGCGCCAGGACGCGCAGGGACGGCTCGGTCTGGCGCGGCAGAACGTGGCGGGTCTGCGGGACCAGCGCGACGCGTTCCTGGCCTGGGACGCGCAGCGCACGGCGGAGGAATCCGCGGTGCGTGCGGCCGCCGCCGCTGCCGCCGCTCGCGCCGCTGCCGACCAGGCCGCCCGCGACCGCGCCGCCCAGCTCGGTGCAGGCAAGCGTCCGCACACCCAGATCGAGGACACGCCGCCGCGGCGGAGTTCCCCGCGGGCGACCATGCCCTCGGTCGGCGGTTCCGCGGCGATCGAGATCGTGGTCGATCGGGCCATGTCGCAGCTGGGCGTCACCTACGCCTGGGGCGGCGGCGACGAGGACGGACCGACACTGGGTATCCGCGACGGCGGCGTCGCCGACAATCACGGCGACTACAACAAGGTGGGCTTCGACTGCTCGGGGCTGATGGTCTACGCCTTCGCGGGCATCGGGGTCTCGTTGCCGCACTACAGCGGCTATCAGTACAACGCGGGCACGCGGGTGCCGGTGGGGCAGCGCGAACGTGGGGACATGCTGTTCTGGGGGCCGAACGGCAGCCAGCACGTGGCTCTATATCTCGGTAACGGGAAAATGGTCGAGGCGCCGCAGTCCGGCGACGTGGTCAAGGTGTCCGCGGTCCGCGAAGGCGGCATCATGCCGTACGCGGTCCGTGTCGCCTCCTGA
- a CDS encoding Rv1476 family membrane protein, whose translation MTAPHTSVFTPVAAELPPNISADTVSSLNVDLADDHVATLTGKDKSELAAIAADARSHGIPLSIVVVPGNPGHDSSLRDLATEVGKTQHGTVVVLSDDWVGTYSDSVSRVRLEWAEDASKETHGKSSEAATIFVGRLEAPESVSWTAITSVLLVGTLAAIGALYGIKARRARRSEGTLVRSSSDLRLREDAAPDIQAI comes from the coding sequence ATGACCGCCCCGCACACCTCGGTTTTCACCCCTGTGGCCGCCGAACTGCCGCCGAATATCAGCGCCGATACCGTGAGCTCGCTCAACGTCGATCTGGCTGACGACCACGTCGCGACCCTCACCGGCAAGGACAAGTCGGAGTTGGCGGCCATCGCCGCGGATGCGCGATCTCACGGAATCCCGCTGAGCATCGTGGTAGTTCCCGGCAATCCAGGCCACGACTCGAGCCTACGTGACCTGGCCACCGAGGTGGGCAAGACACAGCACGGCACCGTCGTCGTTTTGAGCGACGACTGGGTCGGCACGTACAGCGACTCGGTGAGTCGTGTGCGGCTGGAATGGGCCGAGGACGCCTCGAAGGAGACGCACGGTAAGAGTTCGGAGGCTGCCACTATCTTCGTCGGCCGTCTGGAGGCCCCGGAATCCGTGTCGTGGACCGCCATCACCTCCGTGCTGCTGGTCGGGACACTGGCCGCCATCGGCGCGCTGTACGGGATCAAGGCCAGGCGGGCGCGGCGGAGCGAGGGCACGCTCGTGCGGAGTTCCAGCGACCTGCGGCTGCGGGAGGACGCGGCGCCCGACATTCAGGCGATCTAG
- a CDS encoding aconitate hydratase, translating into MTTSIDTFGAKGTLEVGSNSYEIFRLSAVPGTEKLPYALKVLAENLLRTEDGANITADHIRAIAQWDPSAEPNTEIQFTPARVIMQDFTGVPCIVDLATMREAVATLGGDPDKVNPLAPAEMVIDHSVIIDVFGRADAFERNVDIEYQRNGERYQFLRWGQTAFDDFKVVPPSTGIVHQVNIEHLARVVMVRDRPEKAAAGVTTQGPRSGGNVIRQAYPDTCVGTDSHTTMVNGLGVLGWGVGGIEAEAAMLGQPVSMLIPRVVGFKLTGEINPGVTATDVVLTVTDMLRKHGVVGKFVEFYGKGVAEVPLANRATLGNMSPEFGSTAAIFPIDEVTVEYLRLTGRSDEQVALVEAYAKEQGLWHDADKEPAYSEYLELDLSTVVPSIAGPKRPQDRILLSESKTAFRKDIHNYTDDAVTGPAAATPHTHLDEAIEESFPASDPAVLSFADDDAVLASAANGAEGRPSKPVKVQTEEYGDFVLDHGAVVVASITSCTNTSNPSVMLGAALLARNAVDKGLTRKPWVKTSMAPGSQVVNGYYEKAGLWPYLDKLGFNLVAFGCATCIGNTGPLPEEISKAVNDNDLTVTAVLSGNRNFEGRISPDVKMNYLASPPLVIAYALAGTMDFDFDHDALGQDKDGNDVFLKDLWPSPQEIQDTIDRVISRDMFLEDYKDVFKGDERWRSLPTPEGKTFEWAEESTYVRKPPYFEGMPQTPEQVTDIKGARVLALLGDSVTTDHISPAGNIKPGTPAAQYLEANGVDRKDYNSYGSRRGNHEVMIRGTFANIRLRNQLLDDVSGGYTRDFTQEGGPQAFIYDAAQNYQAAGIPLVVLGGKEYGSGSSRDWAAKGTRLLGVKAVITESFERIHRSNLIGMGVVPLQFPAGESAASLKLDGTETFDIEGITRLNEGVTPKTMKVTATKENGDKIIFDAVVRIDTPGEADYYRNGGILQYVLRNMIRG; encoded by the coding sequence GTGACGACAAGTATCGATACTTTCGGCGCCAAGGGCACCCTCGAGGTCGGAAGCAACTCCTACGAGATCTTCCGCCTCTCCGCCGTGCCCGGCACCGAGAAACTCCCCTACGCACTGAAGGTCCTCGCGGAAAACCTGCTCCGCACCGAGGACGGCGCCAACATCACCGCCGATCACATTCGCGCCATCGCGCAGTGGGATCCGTCGGCCGAGCCGAACACCGAGATCCAGTTCACCCCCGCACGCGTCATCATGCAGGACTTCACCGGCGTGCCGTGCATCGTCGACCTGGCGACCATGCGCGAGGCCGTCGCCACCCTCGGCGGCGACCCGGACAAGGTGAACCCGCTCGCCCCCGCCGAGATGGTCATCGACCACTCGGTCATCATCGACGTATTCGGTCGCGCCGACGCCTTCGAGCGCAACGTCGACATCGAATACCAGCGCAACGGTGAGCGCTACCAGTTCCTGCGCTGGGGCCAGACCGCGTTCGACGACTTCAAGGTCGTTCCGCCGAGCACCGGCATCGTGCACCAGGTCAACATCGAGCACCTGGCCCGTGTCGTCATGGTCCGCGACCGCCCGGAGAAGGCGGCCGCGGGTGTAACCACGCAGGGCCCCCGCTCGGGTGGCAATGTCATCCGCCAGGCCTACCCCGACACCTGCGTCGGCACCGACTCGCACACCACGATGGTCAACGGCCTCGGCGTCCTGGGTTGGGGTGTCGGCGGCATCGAGGCCGAGGCGGCCATGCTCGGCCAGCCCGTCTCGATGCTGATCCCGCGCGTGGTCGGCTTCAAGCTGACCGGTGAGATCAACCCGGGCGTGACCGCGACCGACGTCGTGCTCACCGTCACGGACATGCTGCGCAAGCACGGCGTGGTCGGCAAGTTCGTCGAGTTCTACGGCAAGGGCGTCGCCGAGGTGCCGCTGGCCAACCGCGCCACTCTGGGCAATATGAGTCCCGAGTTCGGTTCCACCGCGGCGATCTTCCCGATCGATGAGGTCACCGTCGAGTACCTGCGCCTGACCGGTCGCTCCGACGAGCAGGTCGCGCTGGTCGAGGCCTACGCCAAGGAGCAGGGCCTCTGGCACGACGCCGACAAGGAGCCCGCCTACTCCGAGTACCTGGAGCTGGACCTGAGCACCGTGGTGCCGTCCATCGCGGGTCCGAAGCGCCCGCAGGACCGAATCCTGTTGTCGGAATCCAAGACCGCCTTCCGCAAGGACATCCACAACTACACCGACGACGCGGTCACCGGCCCGGCCGCCGCCACACCGCACACGCACCTGGACGAGGCCATCGAGGAGTCTTTCCCGGCCAGCGATCCGGCAGTGCTGTCCTTCGCCGACGACGACGCCGTGCTGGCGTCGGCCGCGAACGGCGCCGAGGGCCGTCCGTCCAAGCCCGTCAAGGTGCAGACCGAGGAGTACGGCGACTTCGTGCTCGACCACGGCGCGGTCGTGGTCGCCTCGATCACCTCCTGCACCAACACCTCCAACCCGTCGGTCATGCTCGGCGCCGCCCTGCTCGCCCGCAACGCGGTGGACAAGGGCCTCACCCGTAAGCCGTGGGTCAAGACCTCCATGGCGCCGGGTTCGCAGGTCGTCAACGGCTACTACGAGAAGGCGGGCCTCTGGCCCTACCTGGACAAGCTCGGCTTCAACCTGGTCGCCTTCGGCTGCGCCACCTGCATCGGCAACACCGGCCCGCTGCCGGAGGAGATCTCCAAGGCGGTCAACGACAACGACCTCACGGTTACCGCGGTGCTGTCCGGCAACCGCAATTTCGAAGGCCGCATCTCCCCCGATGTGAAGATGAACTACCTGGCCTCCCCACCGCTGGTGATCGCCTACGCGCTCGCGGGCACCATGGACTTCGACTTCGACCACGATGCCCTCGGCCAAGACAAGGACGGCAACGACGTCTTCCTGAAGGACCTCTGGCCGTCACCGCAGGAGATCCAGGACACCATCGACCGGGTCATCAGCCGCGACATGTTCCTCGAGGACTACAAGGACGTCTTCAAGGGCGACGAGCGCTGGCGCAGCCTGCCCACCCCGGAAGGTAAGACCTTCGAGTGGGCCGAGGAGTCCACCTACGTGCGTAAGCCCCCGTACTTCGAGGGCATGCCGCAGACCCCGGAGCAGGTTACCGACATCAAGGGTGCCCGCGTGCTCGCGCTGCTGGGGGACTCGGTCACCACCGACCACATCTCCCCCGCGGGCAACATCAAGCCGGGCACCCCGGCCGCGCAGTACCTGGAGGCCAACGGCGTCGACCGCAAGGACTACAACTCCTACGGTTCCCGGCGCGGTAACCATGAGGTGATGATCCGCGGCACCTTCGCCAACATTCGGCTGCGCAACCAGTTGCTCGACGACGTCTCGGGTGGCTACACCCGTGACTTCACCCAGGAGGGCGGCCCGCAGGCGTTCATCTACGACGCCGCGCAGAACTACCAGGCCGCGGGCATCCCGCTGGTCGTGCTCGGCGGCAAGGAGTACGGCTCGGGATCCTCGCGTGACTGGGCCGCCAAAGGCACACGCTTGCTCGGTGTGAAGGCCGTCATCACGGAGTCCTTCGAGCGCATCCACCGCTCCAACCTCATCGGCATGGGCGTCGTCCCGCTGCAATTCCCCGCGGGCGAGTCGGCCGCGTCGCTGAAGCTCGACGGTACCGAGACCTTCGACATCGAGGGCATCACCCGGCTGAACGAGGGCGTCACCCCGAAGACCATGAAGGTCACCGCTACCAAGGAGAACGGTGACAAGATCATCTTCGACGCGGTGGTCCGGATCGACACCCCTGGTGAGGCCGATTACTACCGCAACGGCGGCATTCTGCAGTACGTACTGCGCAATATGATCCGCGGCTGA
- a CDS encoding TetR/AcrR family transcriptional regulator — MPKVSDDHLAARRSQILDGARRCFAEYGYEGATVRRLEEEIGLSRGAIFHHFRDKDALFLALAQEDAERMADVAANQGIVQVMRDMLAHPEQFNWLGTRLEIARRLRTDAEFRAGWTQRSAELTTATLARLERRKAAGALRDDVPTDVLLGYLDLVLDGLIARIASGHTNENLTAVLDLVEASVRRKH, encoded by the coding sequence ATGCCCAAGGTCAGTGACGATCACCTCGCCGCCCGGCGCAGCCAGATTCTGGACGGAGCACGCCGATGCTTCGCCGAATACGGCTACGAGGGCGCCACCGTGCGCCGTCTGGAGGAGGAGATCGGGCTATCGCGGGGCGCCATCTTCCACCATTTCCGCGACAAGGACGCGTTGTTCCTCGCCCTCGCCCAAGAGGACGCCGAACGCATGGCCGATGTCGCAGCCAACCAGGGCATCGTGCAGGTGATGCGCGATATGCTCGCCCATCCCGAGCAGTTCAACTGGCTCGGAACACGTTTGGAGATCGCACGGCGGCTGCGCACCGATGCGGAGTTCCGCGCGGGCTGGACCCAGCGCTCCGCCGAACTCACCACCGCTACGCTGGCCCGTTTGGAGCGCCGCAAGGCCGCGGGGGCACTGCGCGACGACGTCCCCACCGACGTCCTGCTCGGCTACCTCGATCTCGTCCTGGACGGCCTGATCGCCCGGATTGCCTCCGGCCACACCAACGAGAACCTCACCGCCGTGCTGGATCTCGTCGAGGCCTCGGTCCGGCGCAAGCACTGA
- a CDS encoding IS3 family transposase, with product MHGVQIAPRTYRKARRRPASARDIADAAVENTLRGLDGAPEQLYGRRKMTRWLRRQGHDVAFCTVDRIMRELGLNGVVRGRRHRTTIPAKDGIRARDRLNRDFTATAPNQVWVADFTYVSTWTPAFRVIRGLWR from the coding sequence GTGCACGGAGTTCAGATCGCGCCCAGGACCTACCGTAAGGCCCGCCGCCGACCCGCGTCGGCGCGTGACATCGCCGACGCCGCCGTCGAGAACACGTTACGTGGGCTCGACGGCGCACCCGAGCAGCTCTACGGACGCCGGAAGATGACGCGCTGGCTGCGTCGTCAGGGCCATGACGTGGCGTTCTGCACCGTGGACCGAATCATGCGCGAACTGGGGCTCAACGGTGTTGTCAGAGGCCGGCGACATCGGACCACGATCCCCGCCAAAGACGGGATACGCGCCCGTGACAGGCTCAACCGCGACTTCACCGCTACCGCGCCGAACCAGGTATGGGTGGCCGATTTCACCTACGTCTCGACCTGGACACCCGCGTTCCGCGTAATTCGGGGGTTGTGGAGGTAG
- a CDS encoding IS1634 family transposase, which translates to MYVKTTKRDNKSGTVRYLHLAHNVWDPVKGRATPKVLFTFGREDELDRDAVKRLVGSLSRLLEPGEGLAATAEGAGLEFVSSRAFGGAYVLDHLWRRLGIDTIVSRLGQPRRGRPRDVSATERVLFGLVANRALAPSSKLAAADWINHDVHIDRLAQTSDDACYRAMDWLHSVREELEKQVFDRVATLLNLEVDLLFFDTTSTYFELADADDPIARDERGTPIPGSETTDAAEGGFRTYGKSKDSRDDLPQIVIGMAVTRDGIPVRAWCWPGNASDQALIRQVKDDMRDWTLAKIVWVTDRGFSSAENRRYLRSGDHHYIIGEKMRSGSEEVKAAMSRQGRYLEIAENMRVKEVRISESERFVICHNPEAADRDKHMREQLVAQLGELIDGSDTLSDFKRGELRGKISAKPGLTRFLRVTPSGKLRIDAAKVKAEANFDGKYLLRCSDPKLSAEDIALGYKQLLEVERGWRDMKQVLDLRPVYHRLEERIRAHVILCWLALLLIRITETTTGTTWFNARRELDRLHVGTFTGPTGTFRRTTEPTKPQRDLLAKLDIPAPKQIIELTPTP; encoded by the coding sequence ATGTACGTGAAGACGACCAAGCGGGACAACAAGTCCGGCACGGTCAGGTATCTGCATCTGGCCCACAACGTGTGGGATCCGGTGAAGGGGCGGGCGACTCCGAAGGTGCTGTTTACCTTCGGCCGTGAGGACGAACTTGACCGTGACGCGGTGAAACGGCTGGTCGGGTCGTTGTCGCGGCTGCTCGAGCCGGGCGAGGGCCTGGCCGCCACAGCGGAGGGTGCGGGGTTGGAGTTCGTGTCCTCCAGGGCGTTCGGCGGGGCGTATGTGCTCGATCATCTATGGCGGCGGCTGGGCATAGATACCATCGTGTCCCGGCTCGGGCAGCCGCGCCGCGGCCGGCCCCGGGACGTGAGCGCGACCGAGAGGGTTTTGTTCGGGCTGGTCGCCAACCGGGCGCTGGCGCCGTCGTCGAAACTGGCTGCCGCGGACTGGATCAACCACGACGTGCACATCGACAGACTGGCACAGACCAGCGACGATGCCTGTTATCGGGCGATGGACTGGCTGCACTCGGTGCGCGAGGAGTTGGAGAAGCAGGTGTTCGACCGGGTCGCGACCCTGCTCAACCTGGAGGTAGACCTGCTGTTTTTCGATACCACCTCAACATATTTCGAGCTCGCCGACGCCGACGACCCGATCGCCCGTGATGAGCGCGGCACCCCGATCCCCGGCAGCGAGACCACCGATGCGGCCGAGGGCGGGTTCCGTACCTACGGCAAGAGCAAGGACTCCCGTGACGACCTGCCGCAGATCGTGATCGGCATGGCCGTGACCCGTGACGGGATCCCGGTGCGCGCCTGGTGCTGGCCGGGCAACGCGTCGGATCAGGCGCTGATCCGGCAGGTCAAAGACGACATGCGGGACTGGACACTGGCCAAGATCGTGTGGGTCACCGACCGCGGCTTCTCCTCCGCGGAAAACCGCCGCTACCTGCGCTCGGGCGATCACCACTACATCATCGGCGAGAAGATGCGGTCGGGCTCCGAAGAAGTCAAGGCAGCGATGTCGCGCCAAGGCCGCTACCTCGAGATCGCCGAGAACATGCGCGTCAAGGAAGTCCGCATCAGCGAGTCGGAACGGTTCGTGATCTGCCACAACCCCGAGGCCGCCGACCGTGACAAGCACATGCGTGAACAGCTCGTCGCCCAGCTGGGCGAGCTGATCGACGGCTCGGACACCCTGTCGGACTTCAAACGCGGCGAGTTGCGCGGCAAGATCTCAGCCAAGCCCGGACTGACCCGCTTCCTGCGCGTCACCCCGAGCGGGAAGCTGCGCATCGACGCCGCGAAGGTCAAGGCCGAAGCCAACTTCGACGGCAAGTACCTGCTGCGCTGCAGCGACCCGAAACTGTCTGCCGAAGACATCGCCCTGGGATACAAGCAGCTCCTCGAAGTCGAACGCGGCTGGCGCGACATGAAACAGGTCCTCGACCTGCGACCGGTCTACCACCGCCTCGAGGAACGCATCCGCGCCCACGTCATCCTCTGCTGGCTCGCGCTGCTGCTCATCCGCATCACCGAAACCACCACCGGCACAACCTGGTTCAATGCCCGCCGCGAACTCGACCGCCTCCACGTCGGCACCTTCACCGGCCCCACCGGCACCTTCCGCCGAACCACCGAACCCACCAAGCCCCAACGCGACCTACTCGCCAAGCTCGACATCCCTGCACCCAAGCAGATCATCGAACTCACCCCAACCCCCTGA